The following proteins are encoded in a genomic region of Actinomadura sp. NAK00032:
- the murQ gene encoding N-acetylmuramic acid 6-phosphate etherase: MIDCELPTEGRNPRTLDVDTLPTMEVLRLINSEDATVPTVVASVLPEIARLVDLAVESLRAGGRVHYFGAGTSGRLAVIDAAELPPTFGIWGRVVAHHAGGPGALSQAVSDVEDDAELGRRDARDVRPGDVAVGIAASGRTPYVVGALRAAAAVGARTALISCNPHTPYGDEVEVHIGLATGPEVISGSTRMKAGTATKLVLNSFSTTLMIRMGRTYSNLMISVNALNSKLRARLVRILTEATGMDARTCENALAEAGGNTRVALVSLLGEVPAARATTVLEEADGGVREALQRLRSA; this comes from the coding sequence GTGATCGATTGCGAGCTCCCCACCGAGGGCCGGAACCCCCGCACCCTCGACGTCGACACGCTGCCGACCATGGAGGTGCTGCGCCTGATCAACTCCGAGGACGCGACCGTGCCGACGGTCGTCGCCTCCGTCCTGCCCGAGATCGCCCGGCTGGTGGACCTCGCGGTCGAGTCGCTGCGCGCCGGGGGCCGCGTGCACTACTTCGGCGCCGGCACGTCCGGCCGGCTCGCGGTGATCGACGCCGCCGAGCTGCCCCCGACGTTCGGCATCTGGGGCCGGGTGGTCGCGCACCACGCCGGCGGGCCGGGCGCGCTGTCGCAGGCGGTCTCCGACGTCGAGGACGACGCCGAACTCGGCCGCCGGGACGCCCGCGACGTCCGGCCCGGTGACGTCGCGGTCGGCATCGCGGCGAGCGGCCGCACCCCGTACGTGGTGGGGGCGCTGCGCGCCGCCGCCGCGGTCGGGGCGCGGACCGCGCTGATCAGCTGCAACCCGCACACCCCCTACGGGGACGAGGTGGAGGTGCACATCGGGCTCGCCACCGGGCCCGAGGTGATCAGCGGGTCCACCCGGATGAAGGCGGGCACGGCCACCAAGCTCGTGCTCAACTCCTTCTCCACCACGCTGATGATCAGGATGGGCCGTACCTACTCCAACCTGATGATCAGCGTGAACGCGCTCAACTCCAAGCTGCGGGCGCGGCTGGTGCGCATCCTCACCGAGGCCACCGGGATGGACGCCCGCACCTGCGAGAACGCGCTCGCCGAAGCCGGGGGCAACACCCGCGTCGCGCTGGTCTCGCTGCTCGGCGAGGTCCCCGCGGCGCGGGCGACGACGGTGCTGGAGGAGGCGGACGGCGGCGTCCGCGAGGCCCTCCAGCGGCTGAGGTCCGCCTGA